GGGGCGCAATTGCGTGGTCCAAGCCGAGCAAAGGGGGATCGCGCCGGAGGAAGCTGCGCAAACATCGAGGTCGGTCTCGGCCGACAGCGAGTAGGTCTCATCCGCATCGCCATCAATCAGACACCCGCGATCCAAAGCTCGGCTCCAGGAACGTTTGCCGGCAATTCTGGCACTCGGCCACCATTGAGCTGTACAGCCGCCATTCTCGACGGAGTGGTGTCTCATTTAACGGTCGTAACCCGCGCCACGGCCTTGCGGGTCAGCGTCGCGAGCTCGTGACGCCGCGTTCGGGACGTGGTCCGGCCTTCGTCGTTGTTCGATTACCTGACGGGCGCCACCGTCCAATCCGGCGCTCGGCGACCGATCTTGCGACCGCGCCATCGGAAGATGAAGGCGCATCGAAGTCGTTGGCTTGTATCAGTGTCCGAACGCTGCTCACATTGATGCACCATTTGCACAGCACGGTGGCCTCCCACGTTGAGGAGGTGATTCGCGATGAACATGCCATCGAACCCACACCGCGTAGCGTCTCGGACCCTCACCAAACTTCCAAACCCGGGGATCACGACTCTCCCGAGACTTTGGCTCGATTTGCCGGCGGAGACGCGGCAGCAGATCGCGTGGAGCTTCGCGCTCCTGCTTCTGAGGATGCGGTAAGCCGCTCCTGCCGAGCAAGCGCAAAGTCCGCGCCGTCCGGCATCACCCCGCCCTCCCTTACAAACAGCTCTTGCAATTCATGGCGTCGCTGTGCGCGGATGAGACTGACTCGGCGGTGCTTCTGCGCTTCTGCGGTTCATCGTCCTGACGGTCGCGCGGTACAATGAGGGCGCGTTTGCCGAGTGGAGCGAGATAAACGTTGAGCAAAAGCTTTGGACCATTCCCGGCGCGCGGATGAATGGCGACAGGCAAACAAGCCGCACGTGGTCCCGCTAATCGACGCGGCCTTGAAGGCGCTAGCCCGTCTTATTCGTGAGAGTGCGCCTGAGAGGCTGGCGAGCGTGGTGTAAAGCGCTGATGCGGCGTAGGATTCGGTTGCGAAGCCAACCCCATGACCTTCAATCGCGAACGCCACGCCCGCCATGACCGATGATACGATTCTGCCATTCTCGTTTCCAGCCGTTCACGCCAAGAAAGTCACAGCTGCCTTCGATGGCGGTCGCTTGACATCGAACGGGGGCGTGATGCTTCTGGCGACGGCCGAGCGACGTCTCGGTTTGGCCGACAAGTTGGCCCGGGTGTTCCCGGACCGGCGCGACCCGACGCGGGTCGTGCACAGCCTTGTCGATATGTTTCGCGCTCGCATGTTCGCGATCTGCTGCGGCTACGAGGACGCCGACGACCTCGATCATCTGCGGTCCGATCCGGCATTCAAGCTGGCCTGCGGACGGCTGCCGGACAGCGGTCGCGATCTGTGTTCCCAACCGACGCTGTCGCGCCTGGAGAATGCTCCGCGCCTGCGCGACGTGATCCGGCTGACCTACACTTTGGTCGACGCATGGATGGATAGCTACCCGCGCGAGCCGGCATCCGTCACGCTCGACATCGATGATACCTGCGATGTCGTCCACGGTCATCAGCAGCTCTCGCTGTTCAACGCTCATTATGACGAACGCTGCTTCTTGCCGATCCACGTCTACGACACGGAGAAGAGCCGGCCCGTGGCGGTCGTGCTGCGGCCGGGCAAGACGCCGGGCGGCGTCGAGGTGCGCGCCCATCTGCGCCGCCTGGTACGGCACATCCGCACGCGATGGCACAACACGCGAATTACGGTCCGTGGCGACGGGCACTATGCCCGGCCGGAGGCGATGACGTGGTGCGAGAACAACGGCATCGACTACATCTTCGGCCTGTCCGGCACCAAGCCGCTCGCCAGAAAAGTCGACGAGGTCGCTGACGACATCCGCACCCGACGCGCCATCGAGAACCTGGCTGTTCTGCGCGGCTATACCGAGACGCGCCACAAGGCCAAGTCCTGGGATCGCGAACGGCGCACCGTCGCCCGTATTGAGGCGACGATGCTCGGCCTCGACATCCGCTTCGTCGTCACCAGCCTCGATGCCGGCTCGGCCGAGTGGATCTACGACAGCCTGTATTGCGCGCGCGGCCAGGCCGAGAACCTGATCAAGCTGCATAAGACGCAGCTCGCCTCCGATCGCACCAGTTGCCGTTCGGCGCTCGCCAACCAGGTCCGTCTCGTGCTCCATACCGCCGCTTATTGGCTGATGCTGACCGTGCGCGACGCCATTCCCAAAGCCCGCGAATTGGCCACTGCCGAGTTCGCGACGCTGCGTCTTCGTCTCTTGAAAATCGCAGCCAGGGTCGTCGAGACCGCGAGCCGCATTCGCCTCGCGTTCGCCGCGGCATGTCCCGAAGCCGACCTCTTCCGCAGCTTGCCGGGCTCGCTGCTGCCACACGGTCCTTGACCGCCGGGGCGTGCGCCCCCTTCGCCCAACCCATCCCTCAAACGCGTTGCAAAGTACCGGTCGTCAGGCGGTGAAAAGCCGAAGGCAATCCTATGCGCCTCGTCCGAGGAGATGTGCAGTCACATCAATCGAACCAAAAAACCGCACTCTCACGAATAGGACGGGCTAGAGGTGGCCCGCGAGCGCGCCGGAGGCGAAGGTCTAATCTTCCCCGGCAGGTGACGCGGCAAGCCGATTAGCGACGTGTCGCTCGCGAAGGCGATTGCGCGCCACACTAAAGAGCAGGTGACGACGCATGGCTTCCGTTCGACGTTCCGCGATTGGGCTGGCGACATGACAAACTTCTCGCGCGAGGTGTGCGAGCAAGCATTGGCCCATGCTGTGGCGGACGAAACGGAAGCGGCTTATAGGCGTTCGGATGCGTTGGTGAAGCGGCGGCGGTTAATGGATGAATGGGCAACGTACTGTGCAGGTGGCTGGAGTGTTCGGCACGGCTGACATCTGAAGCCGTTAAGGCATTTCGCGCCTTGGGGCTGATGCCACGCCGCTATATATCGCCGCGTGGACCGCCGCGTCTTTTGCGGCTCTAATTTCGCGTGCGGCTTTGAGCGCCCGGCGCAGAAACGGGTCTTCTGTCTCTTTGGTCAGAGTAATCAGCTTGTTGCAGTTGAGGCAATTAACCTGTGCTCCATCGCGGACGCGGCTGGCATTCTCCCTGAAAATATGAGTGCAGGCTGGGCAGCGGATTTTCACCTTGTCATCCATGGCAATATCCCTTGTGAGAAAGGGCAGTGTTGCGCAATGGGATTACAAAATTCTGAAAAGGATCGATAGCAATGCATATTTCATCAGCAACCGGCCAGAGGATGCACGTCATCCGCCCCCTCTTTAAAGTCCCTTTTCTATGGTCTCGAGTTCGCATCATCCGAACAACCACCCGCACGCTCCACCAAAAACGCCCATCGAGGGCGCAGGCGGGCCTATTCGGAACCTCGAGTATTGTTCCGTCATCTTTCGGTATGTCCAAAGATACTTTGCGCCGCATAAGGCCAAAGTCGAAGTCGCCGTGCAAATTGCCCAGCGCTGGGTCCTGGCGCGTCTGCGCAATCAGCGCTTCTTTTACCTGGCAGAGCTGAACGCCGCCATCCGCGTGCTCGTCGCCGAACTCAATGGTCGCCAGATGCGCGGCTTCGGCTCCAGCCGCGTCGAACTCTTCGTCGAGATCGACAGGCCGAAGCTTGGGAAACTGCCGGACCAGCCATACGCCTTTGCACGCTGGAAGCGCTGCCAACGACGCTTAGCAGATCGTCGCTCCCCGGCAACGACGGAGTCATTTGCGGTAGGAAGTCGTTCAGGGCACAAGCGTCATCCTTGTCGCGAGAATCTTGCCGATGCGTCGCCCGTCCAGATCGACGATCTCGAAACACCAATCTTCATATACGAAAGACTCGCCGATCCCGGGCAGATGACCGAGTTGGGACAGCGCGAATCCGGCAACCGTGTGATAATCGCCGTTCTCTGGGCGCTTCCGGAATGCAAGGCGGTCGAATACGTCGTGTGCCGGCGTCATCCCGTCAAGGAGCAACGATCCATCCTCGCGTTCGATGATATCCGCCGATCCATCCTCGCTGTTCGGCAAATCGCCGGCAATCGCTTCAAGGAGATCGGTCTGCGTGACAATGCCCTGAAGGATTCCATATTCATCGACGACGATCGCAAGCCGCACGGGAGCTTGCTTGAACATGTCCAGCATCCGGAATACCGACATGGATTCAAGAACGAGCAACGGCTCCCGGATCACCTCCAATGGATCGAGGCCCTCTCCACCCAGCACGCGATTAAGCAAATCCTTTTTGAGGAGCATGCCAAGAGGCTCGTCGATGCTGCCCCGCCCAACGAGCAACTGCTCGTGAGGACAGTTTCTGATCGTATCAAGCATGTCGGCGCGATCCGAATCAGCATTGACCCAGTCGATTTCAGGCCGCGCGGTCATGATGTCGCCGACCTGCCGCTCCCCGATGTTGAGAACGCGAAGCACCACCTCTTCCTGTGCGTCTTGCAGGATGCCTGCGTCCTGACTGGCTTGCACCAGCAGCTTCAACTCCTCCGGTGAATGCAGCGAGGATTCGCCCGTTCCGGGCCGCAGGCCGCAAAGCCGGAGAATCAGGTTGCCGAGGCCATTCAGTATAACGATTGCTGGACGCAAGATGAGCAGGAACAGCCCCAACGGGCGCACAATCACAAGCGCGGTACTTTCGCTTCGCTGCAATGCCAAGCTCTTTGGCGCCAATTCGCCCAATACGATATGCAACGTAGTGATGATGCTGAAGGAAACGACAACCGCTACGGCATGCGCGCCGGCGGTCGCAAGGGAATCCGGGAATGCCTTCCACAGCGGCTGGATCAATCCCGCCAAGGCAGGTTCGCCAATCCAACCCAAGGCGAGTGACGAAATCGTGATTCCCAATTGCGTGGCGGCTAGATTGACATCAAGGTGCTGGATGGCTCGTTGAAGGACAAGGGCCCTTCTGCTGCCGCCGGCGACCAATTCGGCAACCCTGCTCGGACGAACCGCCACCAAGGAGAACTCGGCCGCGACGAAAAATCCGTTCGCCGCAACAAGAACAAAGATCAGTACAATACCGATAAGATTGAGGCTACTGCCATCGCCGTCAGGCATAACTCTCCTCTTGGGTTGATTCAAAGCTTCGTATACTCGCTATACGATCCGTCATACCCAGCCTCAACCTTGCCGCTTCCCATAGCTTCTCCCGGCGATCTCCTGCGTTCGCAAACCGTGGCCGACTATCACTCCGGCGCGTGGCCGGATTCTACTCCGCCGTTGACAGCAATGACTATGGCAAGGAGAAACCCGCGATTCCTCCGCATTCCAGCTCACGCCCGTCCAGATCGCTGACGAATGAAATGCGAGGCTAGTCCTGCAGCTGCAACCAAGAAGGGCAGAGCGAGCAGGAAAGCAAAGGGACGATCAAGCGTCGCCAGCCAGAGAGCAAGGTCGGAAAGGAAACTCATCGTTCTATTATAGCACGGACCGCGTCACCGGCCAACGGTTCGACCGTCTCAGTCATACCATCAACTGAGTTTCGCGTCGCTCGATTATGCGGCCAAGAAGAAGCGCACGAAGCGAGATGTGTTTTTGGCTAAGATGGCAGGCGTGGTGCCTTGGGTCGGGCTCGAAGCTTTGATCGAGCCGCATTATCCCAAGGCTGGTCCGAGCGGCGGTCGGCGACCATTTCCATTGGCCGTGATGCTACGGATTTATTGCTTGCAGCAGTGGTATAACCTCTCTGATCCCGGCGCGGAAGAAGTGCTTTACGACATTTGCTCGATGCGAACGTTTGCGGGTCTGGAGCTCGGACGCGCCACTATTCCCGATGAGACGACCATCTTGAACTTCCGGCATCTGCTGGGGCGTCACGAGTTGACGAAGGTGATATTCGTCGCGATTGCGGAGTTTCTGGAGACTCGCGGTGCTCTGCTGCGTGGCGGCACCATCATCGACGTGTGTTTTTGGCCGAGATGGAAGCCGTGGTGCTCAATCATGGCGGTGATCGCTGCATCTCGTTCGGAGGCATGCGCATTGACCGGGATGTCGGCGCCGAGGTCATCGTGCGTTTGTAACCGCTCGGAATCGAGGCCGCGCTCGCAGCACAGGCACTCGCAGTCGCGCAAACGAGGACAAGCGACGACAGATCGCGCTGGCATTGGAGCAGGCTCGCTACGAGGTCGGCCGCGCGCGTCGCCAGTATGATGCCGTCGATCCCGACAATCGCCTGGTCGCCTCGGAGTTGGAGACGCGATGGAATGAGCGGCTGACTATTGCCCGCGATTTGGAGGCGGAGCTTCAGGAACTGACGGCATCACCCGCTGCCGAGCCGGCGCCCGCCGACCGCGAGCGGCTGATGATGCTCGGTGCCGATCTGCAAAGTGCATGGACGAGCGCCGGTGTGACACCAGAGGCAAAGAAACGCATCGTGCGGACGGTGATCGACGAGATCGTCGTCCGCGTCGAGGACAACGCGCTCGATCTCGTTATCCGCTGGCACGGACGCGACCATTCGGCTCTTAAAGTCAAGAAGAACCGCACGGGCCAACACCACTGGAGCGTCGAAGGCGAGACCATCGTCGTGCGCGTGCTGACACGACAGATGCCGGACAAGGCGATCGCCTCGGTGCTCAATCGGGCCGGCAAAACGACGGGACGCGGAAACGGCTGGACGCAATCGCGGGTGTGCAGCCTGCGTAGTCACAATACGATTCCAACCTATCGGGAAGGCGAGCGCCGGGAGCGCGGCGAGGTAACGCTCGACGAGGCTGCGGCAGCTCCATCCGTTAGTCCGTCGACCGTGCGCCGTCTGCTCAAAGATGGTCAACTCTCGGCGAATCAGCTCTGTAAGGGAGCGCCTTGGATCATCCACGCCGCCGACTTGGACCGAAACGACGTGAAGGGCGCGGCCACAGCCCGCCTCTGAGACGTCCGCCGTCCAGTAGCCCGCTGCAAAAAACTCTTGCTTTAACGACATGGACAGGTGAGCATTATGCGCGGGACGTGCTCATTCGACAGCTCTTTCGCACCGGTGATGTCGCTGAAGACTTGGTCGAGCGGCGCCTCTTGGCCGTTGATCAAGCGGAGTTTTAGAGCCCCCTTGCCGGGATCAGCAAACCCCTCGGCCTTTAGGCGACGGGATGCATTAGCATCCGACGATGCAAACGGCGAAGTCTGGCAGTCATACGGTGTGGGACTGCAAATACCACATTGTGTGGGTGACGAAGTATCGGTTCGCAGTTTTGGGTGGGGATGTCGGCTTTCGCGCCCGGGAGTTGTTGCGGGAAATTGCGTTGAGCCATGAGATGGTTATTCATGCCGGGACGATAAACCGGGATCACGTCCATCTGTTGTTGTCGATCCCACCACATCTATCGGTCTCTCGTGCGGTGCAATATCTCAAAGGCAAGAGTTCTCACAAGCTTCTGACGGAGTATCAGTCGCTCAGGAAGCGATACTGGGGCAGCATCTATGGGCAGGGATACTGGGTTGCTTCGAGCGGAAACGTCACCGATGAAGTGTGGAAGAAGTACATAGAAGACCAAAAGCCGCCTGAGCCAGATGACAACTTCAAGGTCGTCTGACAATCGACCCGAAGGGTCGATCAAATCCGGCTTCCAGCCGTAATCCGAAGCCACCGGCTTTAGCCGGTGGAGCGTTCACACCGACGGTCGATTTGGATGGATGGCTTCAAGGGAATAACAACGCCGCGCGGCTGTCATGGTCCGGTGATCGCGAGGTTGCATCTGCGCGTAGATGCGCATTGATCCCAATCGTCTTTCGATGGAAAGATGCGGGTTCGATTCGGTCAATATCCAAATTGCGGAAAGCGAATGGTTTTGGAACCAGGGCGGCTTCGCCCTTACTCAATTCTTCGATCCTTTCTCGACAGTGAGGCCTCCGCTGGGCTGACACTGATGTTCGTCGCCGCATTGGCGTTGCTGCTCGCCAATTCGCCGTTCGCGCCCGTCTACTTCGATGTGCTGCACCGTCAAGTGCTGGGCCTGACGGTGCTGCACTGGATCAACGATGCGTTGATGGCGGTATTCTTCCTGCTCGTCGGGCTCGAGATCAAGCGCGAGTTCTTGGACGGGCAACTCGCGACCTGGTCGCGGCGCGCGTTGCCAGGTATCGCAGCCCTCGGCGGCATGGTCGTACCAGCGGTGATTTTCATCGCAGTTAATGGGGGCGAGCCAGCCAATCTCAGAGGATGGGCCATTCCGTCGGCGACAGACATCGCCTTCGCACTCGGCGTGCTCTCACTGCTTGGCCCCCGCGTCCCTGTGTCTCTTAAGATTTTTCTGACCGCGCTTGCCATCCTGGACGACCTAGGTGCTGTCTTAATCATCGCGCTCTTCTATACCGCCGAGCTTACTCCGCTGATGCTAATTCTCGCAGCCGCGACGTTGTTGGGTCTCGCGGCCCTCAATCGGTTCGGTGTGAAGCCCCTCGCACCCTATCTGGTCCTCGGGGTGGTGCTCTGGTTCTTTGTGCTGCAGTCGGGGATCCACGCAACGCTCGCAGGTGTTGCACTGGCGCTCGCCATCCCCTTGCAAGCTTCCACAGGCGGCGGTCCAACATCACCTCTACATCGGCTCGAGCACGCACTCAATCCGTGGGTGGCGTTCCTCATCGTGCCGGTATTCGGCTTCGCCAATGCCGGCGTCTCATTCGCCGGGCTCGGTCTCTCGGCACTGCTCGATCCGGTGCCACTCGGCGTTGCACTGGGCCTTTTCTTCGGCAAGCAGGTAGGCGTTTTCGGCTTCGCATGGCTGGCGATCTGGCTGAAAATTGCCGACATGCCACGTTACGCCTCTTGGGCACATCTTTATGGAGTGGCAGTGCTCTGCGGGATTGGCTTCACCATGAGCCTCTTCATTGGGCTCCTCGCTTATCCGGAGTCGGCCGTTCTCCAGGACGAGACAAAAATCGGCGTGCTGCTGGGTTCGACGCTCGCCGGCCTCATAGGTTGGCTGATCTTGCGCGTCACCAAGGCAGGCTTCCCCGAGCGAACCTAGTACCTCCTTTTCTTAGAAGGTGAGTCGTGATTCAAGATCGGGATGATCCCCGAAGCAAGAGAAGTTCGCCTTTCGAGGAAAGATCGCAATGTGCTTGAGGCGTGTTGTCGCTCACCGGTGACGTTGCAGCGCGATTTGAAGCGAGCGCGGATAGTTCTGTTGGCGGCGGACGGGCGCAGCACCCGCTCGATCGCCAAAGAAGTCGGGGTCCAGCCGCGGATTGTCAGCCTTTGGCGGCACCGCTATGCCGATCATGGCCTTGAAGGGCTGCAAGACAAGCCGCGACCCGGCAAGCAGCCGATCTATACGAAGGCTACCGACAAGCGGATTCTGAAGCTGCTGGACAAGCCGCCCCCGCAAGGGTTTGCGCGCTGGACCGGCCCTCTGCTGGCCGGGGCGCTGGGCGATGTTGACGTCCAATATGTCTGGCGGTTCCTGCGCAGCCACAAGATTGATCTCGCGGCTCGCAAGTCCTGGTGTGAAAGCAACGACCCGAACTTTACGGCCAAAGCCGCCGATGTTGTTGGCCTTTACGTCGCCCCGCCCGCAAAGGCCATCGTGCTATGCGTGGACGAGAAGCCTTCGATCCAGGCATTGGAGCGAGCGCAGGGTTATCTGAAGTTACCCAATGGCCGCGCCTTGACCGGCCAGAGCCACGATTACAAGCGGCATGGCACTACAACATTGTTTGCGGCCCTCGAAGTTGCCACCGGAAAGATCATCGCGGCTCATTCAAAACGCCGTCGCCGCGTCGAGTTTCTTGACTTCATGAACAGCGTCACCGCGGCCTTTCCGGACCGAAAGATTCACGTCATCCTCGACAACCTCAACACCCACAAGAAAAACGAGCACTGGCTCAAGGCCCACCCCAACGTGCAATTTCATTTTACGCCGACAAGCGCGTCCTGGCTCAATCAGGTCGAGGTATGGTTCTCGATATTACAGGGCCAGTCGCTTAGCGGAGCCTCCTTCACAAGCCTCAAGCAGCTTCAGGAGCACATCGATGCCTACGTCAACGCGTACAACGACAAAGCCGAGCCCTTCCTCTGGACCAAGAAAAAGGTCCGTCAACGTCGCTTCCAAGGCCGCCGTATCACTCAGCTATGATTCCGGGTACTAGTCACCTGGAACTGAAGTTCGTTTCATTATAATCTGCCGCATTCGCAAGAGTGCGGGAGCGCAGTTATGGCCAACGCGGCAGGACGCCCGGTTTCTCCCTTGATCCTCAGCGCGGATGAGCGCGCGTATCTCGAACGGCAGGTTCGTCGTCATCGCGTGGCGCGTTCTTTGTCTGAGCGATGCCGCGTCATCCTGCGATGCGCGGATGGCATACCCAGCAAATCCGTTGCGCACGAACTGGGTGTCCATGAGCATACAGTTGGCAAGTGGCGTCGGCGCTTTCTGAAGGGGCGCATCGAAGGGCTCTTGGATGAAGCCCGCCCTGGCAGGCCTCGCACGATTGATGACGATCAGGTCGCTGCAATTATCGAACGCACGCTCCGCTCCACGCCGAGCGACGCCACGCACTGGTCCATCCGTTCGATGGCGACCGCGACCGGCTTTTCGCACACGACGATCCGAAGGATTTGGAACGCCTTCGGCTTGCAGCCGCACCGTTCGGAGACATTCAAGCTTTCCAGCGACCCATTATTTGTCGACAAGGTCCGCGACATCGTCGGTCTTTATCTGTCGCCGCCCAATCGGGCCCTGGTGCTCAGTGTCGACGAGAAGAGCCAGATACAAGCGCTTGATCGCGAGCAGCCGGTCCTGCCGATGATGCCGGGCATTCCGGAACGCCGGACGCATTCCTATATCCGCCACGGCACAACATCGCTGTTCGCGGCCCTCGATGTTGCTTCCGGATTTGTGATCGGCAAATGCTACAAGCGCCATCGTGCTGCGGAGTTCCTCGACTTCCTGAAGCAAATCGACGCTCACATTCCCGACGGTCTCGATATCCATATCATTATGGACAACTACGCCACTCACAAAACTGCTGTGATCAAATCCTGGCTGGTGCGACGACCGCACTACCATGTGCACTTCACGCCAACATCAGCATCGTGGATCAATCAGGTCGAGCGCTGGTTTGCTGAACTCACCCGCAAGCAGATCCGCCGCGGCGTCCATACTTCGACCAAGCAGTTGGAAAAAGATATCCGCGCCTTCATCGAGCGGCACAATGAAAATCCCAGGCCATATCGATGGACAAAGTCAGCTGACGAAATCCTCGCCTCCGTCAAACGCTTCTGCCAAAAAACTCAGCAGACCTTATGCCACGAATTTTAGATTCACCTGACTAGGTATAAGCCGCACCGTTCCGGTTGGATTCCCAAGGAACGCACATCGAGGCTCGCCGTTAATCGAAGCGATCTCGCGGTGGCGTAGTCTGCAATGTGTGGCGAGCACCTTTATTCCGACGCTCGCCCGTAAGGACGATCCCCTCTTGGAGGAAAAGAACCATCATGGCCAAATCAACTGACGCCAAACACGACGAACCGGCCGCGGGTGAGGAAAGCAATCAACAACGGCTCAATGCAAAAGCCGCTGCGCGCTCTCCTGGTCCTGGCGCTAAGGACCGGCCAGGTTTTGACCTGGGCGGCGCCGTGACCGACGCTACGGCTGGCTCCGGTTTAGGGCCGGGAGATGATGCGTCAGAGAACAGCGGTGATCGCCGGCTACCCGGCCGCCGGCGAAAAAACAAGCTCGGTCTGCCCCGCTTTGGTGGAGCGGTTGTGAACGACAGGTCACTGCGGCCTGATTGAGCTCGACCGGTTTTGCTCAAATTAATAGCGCCGCAGCCCGCCTCATCAGTACACGCTTGCCGCAGCGCGATACGCCGCAGTCCGGCGCGGGAAGCAAGCCGGAGAACGTTGCCCATGGATCAACACACGAACAACGCTCATGCCACGTCCGATTTCCGGCACCTGGCGCATGCACTGAGCTGCTATCGCGAGCCGAATTGCACCCGAAGCGTTTTCGAGATCGTGATCACGGCAGGACCGTTTGCCCTCACGTGGTTTCTGATATGGACGTGTCTCGATGCCGGGTATTGGATGGCTCTGCTGCTCGCTGTGCCCGCCGCAGGCCTCCTCTTGCGTCTCTTCATGATCCAGCACGACTGCGGCCATGGATCATTCTTCCGCCATCGCCTCGCGAACGATTGGGTCGGACGTGTCATCGGCGTTCTGACACTAACGCCGTACGATTTCTGGCGGCGCGCGCATGCTCTACACCATGCCGGTTCAGGCAATCTCGATCGGCGCGGTATCGGCGACATCGATACGCTGACCGTGCGCGAGTTCCTGGCGCTGCCCAAGGGGCGCCGGCTCTTGTATCGCTTGTACCGGAATCCAATCGTGATGTTCGGCGTCGGCCCGGCGTATATGTTCATCTTGCGGCACCGATTGCCGATGGGACTGATACGCAGTGGCTGGCAGCCCTGGCTCAGCGCGATGGCGACGAATGTTGCAATCGCGGTACTGGTCGCGACCATGATCTGGCTGATCGGCGTTGGTCCGTTCCTGCTTGTGCAGTTGCCGATCACGCTTATCGCCGCCTCGATCGGCGTCTGGCTGTTCTATGTCCAGCACCAGTTCGAGGATACGTTCTGGGCCCATGATGAGGGCTGGAATTTCCATGAAGCGGGGTTGCACGGCAGTTCGCATTATGACCTGCCAAGCGTCTTGCGCTGGTTTACCGCCAATATCGGAATACACCATGTCCACCATCTGTGCAGTCGGATTCCTTATTATCGGCTGCCACAGGTGTTACGGGATCACCCGCAGCTCTCTGCCGTCGGACGGCTGACGCTGTTCGAAAGCCTTCGCTGTGTGCGCAAGGTTCTTTGGGATGAGGGCCGGCACAAGCTTGTTTCGTTTCGCGAGATGGAGTCGGTTCCGTCGCCTGCATCGCGCGCTGTTTCCGGAAGCGGCTACCATTGAGGGGTGCAGAAAATGCGAAATGCACTGCGAAAGGGGATACGTAATGCCAGCGGAAGGGCTTCATCATGTTAGGTCTATTGAACCTATTCGCGTATATGCAAGGAAGCAACGACACGAGCGATCGTCTGTCGAACTTGGTCGGATTTGGAACGAATCCGGGATCGTTGCGGTCTCTGACGCATATACCGGAAAACTTGCCCGATGCTGCACCGCTTGTAGTCGTGCTGCATGGCTGCGAGCAGACGGCGACGGACTATGACCGCGGCTCCGG
The sequence above is a segment of the Nitrobacter hamburgensis X14 genome. Coding sequences within it:
- a CDS encoding fatty acid desaturase, which gives rise to MDQHTNNAHATSDFRHLAHALSCYREPNCTRSVFEIVITAGPFALTWFLIWTCLDAGYWMALLLAVPAAGLLLRLFMIQHDCGHGSFFRHRLANDWVGRVIGVLTLTPYDFWRRAHALHHAGSGNLDRRGIGDIDTLTVREFLALPKGRRLLYRLYRNPIVMFGVGPAYMFILRHRLPMGLIRSGWQPWLSAMATNVAIAVLVATMIWLIGVGPFLLVQLPITLIAASIGVWLFYVQHQFEDTFWAHDEGWNFHEAGLHGSSHYDLPSVLRWFTANIGIHHVHHLCSRIPYYRLPQVLRDHPQLSAVGRLTLFESLRCVRKVLWDEGRHKLVSFREMESVPSPASRAVSGSGYH